The Pseudomonas sp. SCA2728.1_7 DNA segment GTTAGGGGTATCGGGATCGGGTTGACCGGGAATTCCGCCGGCCATGCTCAGTGGCGGATGCGCCAACAAGGACCAGGCCAATACGCCAATCTGATTGGGCTCGAGCCTTGCCAGTTCGGCAGTGATTTGCGGATCGATCTTCATAGGGCACTCCTCGGCGAAGGCCCGTTTTGCCGAAAGCAAAAACGGGCAGTACACCCCATAGAGTGTCTGCCCGCCAAAGAATTCCCGCGATCTGTCGGATGGACCGATCAGGTCCGCGGCAAGGTCACGCCGCGCTGGCCCTGGTACTTGCCGCCACGATCCTTGTAGGACACTTCACACTCCTCGTCGGACTCAAGGAAGAGCATCTGCGCCACGCCTTCGTTGGCGTAGATTTTCGCCGGCAGGTTGGTGGTGTTGGAGAACTCCAGCGTCACGTGGCCTTCCCACTCAGGCTCGAGCGGCGTGACGTTAACGATGATGCCGCAACGCGCATAGGTGCTTTTACCCAGGCAGATGGTCAACACATTGCGTGGAATGCGGAAGTATTCGACGGTGCTGGCCAGGGCGAAAGAGTTCGGCGGGATGATGCAGACGTCGCTGTGGACGTCGACAAAGCTGCCCGGATCGAAGTTTTTCGGATCGACGATGGACGAGTTGATGTTGGTGAACACCTTGAAGTGATTGGTGCAACGTACATCGTAGCCATAGCTCGATACACCGTAGGAGATCACACGGCTGTCGTCGCTGCCGCGCATCTGGCGCTCGACGAACGGTTCGATCATGCCGTGTTCCTGCGCCATGCGGCGAATCCACTTGTCCGATTTGATGCTCATGGCGGGGGTGTCCTGAATAGCGAGGTGGAAAAATTCTGTCCGGCATCTTACCGGGCGCGCCGCCGGGTTCAAAGTGCGGGCTGCAATTCTCGCCGAACACCTATGAAATACTGGGTTTGGCGACGAACCGTCACACCGCCGATCCCGAAAACAGAGAAACCTTCGCAAGAAGCATTGGCACTTCTCGGAAACTGGGTTAAGGTGGCGTCACTGTGTTGCTTGTGTCACTGAGAATCTCTACACGATATGTTGAATTTCGATCCAACCATCTACAAGAATTTTTCCTGCTCTTTGCACTCAGTCTCGGCCAGGGTTCTTCCTGAGTCGCAGTTATCTTTGTTCAAGGAGTTACACCATGTCTAATCGCCAAACCGGTACCGTTAAGTGGTTCAACGATGAAAAAGGCTTCGGCTTCATCACTCCACAATCCGGTGACGACCTGTTCGTTCACTTCAAAGCTATCCAATCCGACGGCTTCAAAAGCCTGAAAGAAGGCCAACAGGTTTCTTTCATCGCTACCCGCGGTCAGAAAGGCATGCAAGCTGAAGAAGTACAAGTTATCTAACTTGTAGCTTCTTTAGAAAAGAGCCCCGCCCTTAAAAGCGGGGCTTTTTTGTGGGCGCCTGTTTTGTACAGGCACAAAAAAAACGCAGCCCGAAGGCTGCGTTTTTTATGAAGGGTTTACCAGGCCACGCCAAATCCTGCGGTGTAGCGGGTCTTGTTCAGATCCGCATCGTTGGTTCCGCTGATGATGTCGCGCTCGGCCTTGAGGTTGAGCGACGCCCAGTCGGTGACTTTGTAACGCAGCCCCAACTCAGCATCCAGCGCGTAATCGGCAACACCCGACAGCGGCTTGCCTACTTCACCGTTGGTGAAGAATTCGACCTTCTTGCCAATCAGGTATCGGTTGTAATCCCACTTCATCGCAACGGAATAGAAGTTGTCCTTGCTGCCATCGCGATACTCGTAATCGGTGCGGTTAAGCAGCGAGCCCAGCGAGAACGCACCCAACTCGTCATCCCAGAACTGATAGCCAGGACCGGTACCGACCACGCGCTGGCGCGCCAGCTCTTCGATGTGATCACGCTTGTAGTTCAAGCGACCCTGCCAGAACCATTGATCCGTCAGGAAGCGGTCGAGTGCGTATTCAGCGCGCCAGTTGTCAGTGGTGGTTTCGTCGTCCTGCACTTCGCGGTTGTATTCACCTTCGGCGGTGTGGCGCCAGCGCCCATGACGCGCCGAGGTCTTGAAACCGACATCGTAGTCATCGGTATCCTTCTCGGCGCGCTGATAGTCCAACGCCAGGTCGACATTGCCCTTCCACACCAGATCCTCGACCACCGGTTTCGGCTTGAGAATCTGCTGAATGCTCGCCAGCTCGACGGTTTTCGGCGCTTCACCGTTGGCCAGGGTGACTTTGCCATCTTCGGCGGCGGTCAGCGACTTGGACACTTCACCGCTGTAGGCATCCTGCTTGACCAGCAAGTGCTGATCACTGTCCAGA contains these protein-coding regions:
- the dcd gene encoding dCTP deaminase: MSIKSDKWIRRMAQEHGMIEPFVERQMRGSDDSRVISYGVSSYGYDVRCTNHFKVFTNINSSIVDPKNFDPGSFVDVHSDVCIIPPNSFALASTVEYFRIPRNVLTICLGKSTYARCGIIVNVTPLEPEWEGHVTLEFSNTTNLPAKIYANEGVAQMLFLESDEECEVSYKDRGGKYQGQRGVTLPRT
- a CDS encoding cold-shock protein, with the protein product MSNRQTGTVKWFNDEKGFGFITPQSGDDLFVHFKAIQSDGFKSLKEGQQVSFIATRGQKGMQAEEVQVI
- a CDS encoding DUF481 domain-containing protein, whose protein sequence is MLSRSLLCLAVFSASTPLLADTVWLKNGDKLSGTITVFDGGKLLIQTKYAGAVTIDWKEVKTLDSDQHLLVKQDAYSGEVSKSLTAAEDGKVTLANGEAPKTVELASIQQILKPKPVVEDLVWKGNVDLALDYQRAEKDTDDYDVGFKTSARHGRWRHTAEGEYNREVQDDETTTDNWRAEYALDRFLTDQWFWQGRLNYKRDHIEELARQRVVGTGPGYQFWDDELGAFSLGSLLNRTDYEYRDGSKDNFYSVAMKWDYNRYLIGKKVEFFTNGEVGKPLSGVADYALDAELGLRYKVTDWASLNLKAERDIISGTNDADLNKTRYTAGFGVAW